The proteins below are encoded in one region of Leptotrichia sp. oral taxon 218:
- the hcp gene encoding hydroxylamine reductase: MNNMFCFQCQETSRNQGCTVIGTCGKNDEVSNLQDVLIFVVKGVALFSNKLRQNNKIYENVNEYLYRALFSTITNANFDGEEIKEYIYEGIKLRKFLEQELENNKISFDSKFKNTRLATFEFDESCDLVDLAREVGVLRTKDEDIRSLREIILYGLKGLSAYGFHALNLKFESDELYDFFERALVATEDNDLSAEELTNLVFETGKFGVDAMALLDKANNSAFGMPEMTKVNIGVGKNPGILISGHDLKDIKELLEQTEGTGIDIYTHSEMLPAHYYPELKKYKHLVGNYGNAWYHQTTEFETFNGPVVFTTNCLVPPKKNATYNDRIFTLNATGLPGWKKLKTDENGKIDFSEVIELAKRCKSPTEIESGTITGGFAHGQVFALADKIVEAVKSGAIKKFIVMSGCDARQTTRKYYAEFAKRLPKDVVILTSGCAKFRYNKLNLGDIDGIPRVLDAGQCNDSYSWAVVALKLKEIFNANDINDLPIEFNIAWYEQKAVIVLLALLYLGVKNIHIGPTLPAFISKNVATLLNEQFGLTGITDVENDLQIFFS, from the coding sequence ATGAATAACATGTTTTGTTTTCAATGTCAGGAAACAAGTAGAAATCAAGGCTGCACAGTTATTGGAACTTGTGGAAAAAATGATGAAGTTTCGAACTTGCAAGATGTGCTTATTTTTGTTGTAAAAGGAGTTGCACTTTTTTCAAACAAACTTAGACAAAATAATAAAATTTATGAAAATGTAAATGAATATTTATATCGTGCACTTTTTTCAACTATAACAAATGCAAACTTTGATGGAGAGGAAATCAAGGAATATATTTACGAAGGTATTAAATTAAGAAAATTTTTAGAACAAGAATTAGAAAATAACAAAATTTCATTTGATTCTAAATTTAAAAATACTAGACTTGCCACTTTTGAATTTGATGAAAGTTGTGACTTAGTGGATTTAGCTCGTGAAGTTGGAGTTTTGAGAACTAAAGATGAAGATATTCGTTCACTTCGTGAAATAATTTTATATGGCTTAAAAGGACTTTCTGCTTATGGTTTTCACGCATTAAACTTAAAATTTGAAAGCGATGAATTATATGACTTTTTTGAAAGAGCATTGGTTGCAACTGAAGATAACGACTTAAGTGCTGAAGAGCTTACAAATCTTGTTTTTGAAACTGGAAAATTTGGTGTAGATGCGATGGCACTTTTAGACAAAGCAAACAATTCGGCTTTTGGTATGCCTGAAATGACAAAAGTAAATATTGGAGTTGGAAAAAATCCTGGAATTTTGATTTCAGGACATGATTTAAAAGATATAAAAGAGCTTTTGGAACAGACTGAAGGGACTGGAATTGATATTTACACACATTCAGAAATGTTACCAGCTCATTACTATCCTGAATTAAAAAAATACAAACATCTAGTTGGAAATTATGGAAATGCTTGGTATCATCAAACAACTGAATTTGAAACATTTAATGGACCTGTCGTATTTACTACAAACTGTTTAGTTCCACCTAAGAAAAATGCGACTTATAATGACAGAATATTTACATTAAATGCAACAGGACTTCCTGGCTGGAAAAAATTGAAAACAGACGAAAATGGAAAAATTGATTTTAGTGAAGTTATAGAATTAGCAAAAAGATGTAAATCACCAACTGAAATTGAAAGTGGAACAATCACAGGTGGATTTGCACACGGACAAGTATTTGCTCTTGCTGATAAAATTGTTGAGGCAGTGAAATCAGGAGCAATTAAAAAATTTATCGTTATGAGCGGATGCGATGCAAGACAGACAACAAGAAAATATTATGCTGAATTTGCAAAAAGATTACCAAAAGATGTAGTAATTTTAACATCAGGATGTGCAAAATTTAGATATAACAAATTAAATCTTGGAGATATTGACGGTATACCTAGAGTGCTTGATGCTGGTCAATGTAACGATTCTTATTCTTGGGCAGTCGTAGCGCTAAAATTAAAAGAAATTTTTAACGCAAACGATATAAACGACTTGCCAATCGAGTTTAACATCGCATGGTATGAGCAAAAAGCTGTAATCGTGCTACTTGCGCTGCTTTACTTAGGCGTTAAAAATATTCACATTGGTCCAACTTTACCAGCATTTATTTCTAAAAATGTTGCTACTCTTTTAAACGAGCAATTTGGATTGACTGGTATAACTGATGTTGAAAATGATTTACAAATATTTTTTAGTTAA
- a CDS encoding MarR family transcriptional regulator → MKKGILAMLILFSFAAFAEKTHEKTAKLEKDAYCKAPKSHGDYKKINDKDSRVDIDFENCVFDGENYENAKVGILIQDKDKFENFLKKYKFMHLKSGKDLVNKDGNFFYSGSWAFSNDKSYPNLNNNNNKNNNKNVKTAPVKK, encoded by the coding sequence ATGAAAAAAGGTATATTAGCAATGTTAATTTTATTTTCTTTTGCAGCTTTTGCTGAAAAAACTCATGAAAAAACTGCAAAATTAGAAAAAGACGCTTATTGTAAAGCTCCAAAATCACACGGAGATTATAAAAAAATTAATGATAAAGATAGTCGTGTAGATATCGACTTTGAAAACTGTGTATTTGATGGAGAAAATTATGAAAATGCAAAAGTTGGGATTTTAATTCAAGACAAAGACAAATTTGAAAATTTTTTAAAAAAATATAAATTTATGCATTTAAAATCTGGAAAAGATTTAGTTAATAAAGATGGTAACTTCTTTTATAGCGGTTCTTGGGCTTTTTCAAATGACAAATCTTATCCGAATTTAAACAATAATAATAACAAGAATAATAACAAAAATGTAAAAACTGCACCTGTAAAAAAATAA
- a CDS encoding lipopolysaccharide assembly protein LapB, producing MKKLLLIGAILVTGALSFADSKADYEKARTLAGQKKTAEAVKILETLSKTGDAEYKQRANLELGSYYLQQNQIAKAKPYLETAFDGGKVVNSYSAESARLLYLVGIAQKDKESAEKYILWTDEKTDGKDADITSSLIIFYFDNNEQSKGTERYNKAMKSTDKAFVSEVNYNVGQYYLTKNNTTQAKTYLQKAYTGAPQKVNGAGILLAEIAMSEKNPAQAEKYLTEMNTAAGGKNSQILGMLGTFYLQKGDATKAEQFLSKAVAAEPKNVEAKVLLLGIYEMQNNTAKVNSTYSQLKSGTPKVTNAEIGTYFAQAGAADLAVKYLQKSISEDKNSEAKVILGQVYAAAGKKAEAVKVLEEAVKGKVKGAAEILKQVQAMK from the coding sequence ATGAAAAAATTATTACTAATAGGAGCAATATTAGTTACAGGAGCTTTGTCATTTGCAGATTCAAAAGCAGATTATGAAAAAGCTAGAACTTTAGCAGGACAAAAGAAAACAGCAGAAGCAGTTAAAATTTTGGAAACGCTTTCAAAAACTGGAGATGCAGAATATAAACAAAGAGCAAATTTAGAATTAGGTTCTTATTATTTACAACAAAATCAAATAGCTAAAGCAAAACCTTATTTGGAAACAGCTTTTGATGGTGGAAAAGTTGTAAACAGCTACAGTGCTGAATCAGCAAGATTATTATATCTAGTTGGAATTGCTCAAAAAGATAAAGAATCAGCTGAAAAATATATTCTTTGGACAGATGAAAAAACAGATGGAAAAGATGCGGATATAACTTCAAGTTTAATTATTTTTTACTTCGATAACAATGAACAATCAAAGGGAACAGAAAGATATAACAAAGCTATGAAATCAACTGATAAAGCATTTGTTTCAGAAGTGAACTACAATGTAGGACAATATTATTTGACAAAAAATAATACAACTCAAGCCAAAACATATTTGCAAAAAGCATACACAGGTGCGCCGCAAAAAGTAAATGGAGCTGGAATCTTATTAGCTGAAATAGCTATGTCAGAAAAAAATCCTGCTCAAGCTGAAAAATATTTAACTGAAATGAATACAGCAGCAGGTGGAAAAAATTCTCAAATTTTAGGAATGCTTGGAACTTTCTATTTACAAAAAGGAGATGCGACAAAAGCTGAACAATTTTTATCAAAAGCAGTTGCTGCAGAACCTAAAAATGTAGAAGCAAAAGTATTACTTTTAGGAATTTATGAAATGCAAAATAACACAGCAAAAGTAAACTCAACATACAGCCAATTAAAATCAGGAACTCCAAAAGTGACTAACGCTGAAATCGGAACTTATTTTGCTCAAGCTGGAGCTGCGGATTTAGCTGTTAAATATTTACAAAAATCAATTTCAGAAGATAAAAATAGTGAAGCAAAAGTAATTTTAGGACAAGTTTATGCAGCAGCAGGTAAAAAAGCAGAAGCTGTAAAAGTTTTAGAAGAAGCTGTAAAAGGTAAAGTAAAAGGTGCGGCAGAAATTTTAAAACAAGTTCAAGCAATGAAATAA
- the dapD gene encoding 2,3,4,5-tetrahydropyridine-2,6-dicarboxylate N-acetyltransferase, which yields MTELEKSKAIIQYIADAKKTTPVELYTDEEIKNPYSCKVIGKDGLKVIFGDWEEIEKIIKENNLQNYYLKNDRRNSGVPMLDMKNINARIEPGVFIRDKVSIGDRAVIMMGAVINIGAEIGEGTMIDMNVVLGGRAKVGKNCHIGAGAVLAGVIEPPSADPVVIEDDVVVGANAVVLEGVRVGKGSVVAAGAIVTQNVPEGVVVAGTPARIIKGVDAKTASKTELVDALRNL from the coding sequence ATGACAGAATTAGAAAAATCAAAAGCTATTATTCAATATATCGCCGATGCGAAAAAGACTACTCCAGTAGAACTTTACACAGATGAAGAAATAAAAAATCCTTATTCTTGCAAAGTTATTGGAAAAGATGGATTAAAAGTTATTTTTGGAGATTGGGAAGAAATAGAAAAAATCATAAAAGAAAATAACTTACAAAATTATTATTTAAAAAATGATAGAAGAAATTCTGGGGTACCAATGCTTGATATGAAAAATATTAATGCAAGAATTGAACCAGGAGTATTTATCAGAGATAAAGTTAGCATTGGAGATAGAGCTGTAATAATGATGGGTGCAGTTATAAATATTGGTGCTGAAATCGGTGAAGGAACAATGATTGATATGAATGTTGTTTTAGGTGGAAGAGCCAAAGTTGGTAAAAACTGTCACATCGGTGCAGGAGCAGTATTAGCTGGGGTTATCGAACCACCTTCAGCAGATCCAGTTGTGATCGAAGACGATGTAGTTGTAGGAGCAAATGCAGTAGTCTTAGAAGGAGTCAGAGTTGGAAAAGGTTCAGTAGTTGCAGCAGGAGCAATAGTTACGCAAAATGTTCCAGAAGGTGTCGTAGTTGCAGGAACACCAGCTAGAATTATAAAAGGAGTTGACGCTAAAACAGCTTCAAAAACTGAATTAGTTGATGCTTTAAGAAATTTATAG
- the dapB gene encoding 4-hydroxy-tetrahydrodipicolinate reductase, with translation MKIVVYGAGVMAQYVKESIINSKNEFVGFVDPLGKGDFINLKGENANVEYDAIIDFSHFSLIDDVLEAGIAKKVPVLVATTGHTEEQLKKIEKAAELIPVIKATNTSLGVNIVNEIVAFATKLLKDFDIEIVEKHHNRKIDAPSGTASTLLEIVKENLDDGNDYRTVYGREGYSKRAEKEIGVHAIRGGNIVGEHTVIYAKNDEIIEIKHEALSRKMFSDGAVKAVEFLKGKDAGKYTMRDVLGINK, from the coding sequence ATGAAAATAGTAGTTTATGGTGCTGGAGTTATGGCACAATATGTAAAAGAATCTATAATAAATAGTAAAAATGAATTTGTGGGTTTTGTTGATCCGCTTGGAAAAGGAGATTTCATTAATTTAAAAGGGGAAAATGCTAATGTGGAATATGATGCAATAATTGATTTTTCACATTTTAGCTTAATTGACGATGTCTTGGAAGCGGGAATTGCTAAAAAAGTTCCAGTTTTGGTGGCGACAACTGGTCATACGGAAGAGCAATTAAAAAAAATTGAAAAAGCTGCAGAATTAATTCCTGTGATTAAAGCGACAAATACTTCGTTAGGAGTAAATATAGTAAATGAAATAGTTGCATTTGCTACAAAATTATTAAAAGATTTTGATATTGAAATTGTGGAAAAACATCATAACAGAAAAATTGACGCTCCAAGTGGGACAGCTTCGACACTTCTTGAAATTGTAAAAGAAAATTTAGATGACGGAAATGATTACAGAACAGTTTACGGAAGAGAAGGATATAGTAAAAGAGCTGAAAAAGAAATAGGAGTTCACGCAATTCGTGGTGGGAATATCGTTGGAGAACATACTGTTATTTATGCAAAAAATGATGAAATTATCGAAATAAAACACGAAGCGTTGTCAAGAAAAATGTTTTCAGATGGTGCAGTAAAAGCGGTAGAATTTTTAAAAGGCAAAGATGCTGGGAAATATACTATGAGAGATGTTTTGGGAATAAATAAATAA